A stretch of Lathyrus oleraceus cultivar Zhongwan6 chromosome 6, CAAS_Psat_ZW6_1.0, whole genome shotgun sequence DNA encodes these proteins:
- the LOC127093099 gene encoding uncharacterized protein LOC127093099 has translation MDEKQRKKHIREPPSVPFIWETKPGIPIKDWKPMVSSVSKLPKSPLKQIASVPFVWEEKPGIPLPSFSHVDAQHESITSLEFEAFSFDADECFKLSTAIIPMQQGLFSKNTCDLLYTPSSPVSPASSETDSLSSYATGVSSLTGSAFLECLFPLFPPKSGFLEKNVGYTEKGSSSSVELKGKGFEDEDYMCDVSSKQPTLGELIMMSRRRSCRRKATQMNKWDPPKKITRKQVFGCFSIVSSSNMIEGLLKRKHYPRLKLV, from the exons atggatgaaaaacaaaggAAGAAACATATTAGAGAACCACCTTCAGTTCCTTTTATATGGGAAACAAAACCAGGCATTCCTATAAAAGATTGGAAACCAATGGTCTCATCAGTTTCTAAGTTACCAAAATCTCCACTCAAACAAATTGCATCCGTTCCTTTTGTTTGGGAGGAAAAGCCTGGAATACCACTCCCTAGTTTCTCACATGTTGATGCTCAACATGAAAGCATAACTAGCTTGGAGTTTGAAGCGTTTAGttttgatgcagatgaatgttTTAAACTCTCTACGGCTATTATTCCGATGCAGCAAGGTTTGTTTTCGAAGAATACTTGTGACTTGCTCTATACTCCATCTTCTCCGGTCTCTCCAGCTTCATCGGAGACAGATAGTTTAAGTAGTTATGCAACTGGTGTGTCGAGTTTAACTGGTTCGGCTTTTCTGGAATGTCTTTTTCCTTTGTTTCCACCGAAGTCTGGTTTTCTTGAGAAGAATGTTGGTTATACTGAAAAGGGAAGTTCAAGTTCGGTGGAACTAAAGGGTAAAGGTTTTGAGGATGAAGACTATATGTGTGATGTGTCGAGCAAGCAACCGACACTTGGAGAGCTTATTATGATGAGCAGGAGAAGAAGCTGTAGAAGAAAAGCAACTCAAATGAACAAATGGGATCCCCCAAAG AAAATCACAAGAAAACAAGTTTTTGGATGCTTCTCCATTGTAAGCAGCAGCAATATGATTGAAGGTTTGTTGAAGAGAAAGCACTACCCTAGGCTGAAACTAGTCTAA